From Orenia marismortui DSM 5156, one genomic window encodes:
- a CDS encoding chloride channel protein — MFIPGQGFYKKVLLYIFKWIVINLILGFIGAVMLLLIQKGSTYLIDNIYYNFFLSPIVGALLISIVIHYFDSRSSGLGTDLYIAYTKSNVNVGHSFKLILSKSFATIITLGLMGIGGLVGPLLLIGSSLGRLLLKITDYLKIKLISSELDLRVLSICGAAATLGPLLGAPLGGGIFATEVLYKSSLDYNDLFPAVLGSTFGYFFYHSFLPVPRLNIDIGLPEAGLKDIFLLILVALICGLIGQVFISIFNLIDNLFNNLNSSEFIKAIIAAIILLATMKILNINSFVEVAKIEDFFVAPITDRYLLLVIILKILLTMLIIGAGFSAAIVDIALVSGALAGNLIFVFFPQLPLHLLVIVGLSATLSSVANVPLATMVLVSEIFNLNLSLPVIIGSIIGYLIGRPKAVFKYISEE; from the coding sequence ATGTTTATTCCAGGGCAAGGCTTTTATAAGAAGGTATTGTTATATATTTTTAAATGGATAGTTATTAATTTGATTTTAGGATTTATTGGAGCAGTTATGTTATTATTAATACAGAAGGGAAGTACATATTTAATAGATAATATTTATTATAACTTTTTCTTATCCCCTATAGTAGGTGCACTATTAATAAGTATAGTAATACATTACTTTGATTCTAGGTCTAGTGGATTGGGAACAGATTTATATATTGCTTATACAAAATCTAATGTTAATGTAGGTCATTCATTTAAATTAATTTTGAGTAAAAGTTTTGCTACAATTATAACTTTAGGATTAATGGGCATAGGTGGTTTAGTCGGGCCTTTATTATTAATTGGAAGTAGTTTAGGAAGGTTACTTTTGAAAATAACTGACTATTTAAAAATTAAACTTATTAGTTCTGAATTAGATTTGAGAGTATTATCTATTTGTGGGGCTGCAGCTACCTTAGGACCTTTGTTAGGTGCTCCATTGGGTGGAGGTATCTTTGCTACTGAAGTATTATACAAATCTTCTCTAGATTACAATGACTTATTTCCAGCTGTTTTGGGAAGTACTTTTGGATATTTTTTCTACCATTCTTTTTTACCTGTGCCAAGATTGAATATTGATATAGGATTACCAGAAGCAGGATTAAAGGATATATTTTTATTGATATTAGTAGCATTAATTTGTGGTTTAATAGGTCAAGTTTTTATCTCGATATTCAATTTGATCGATAACTTATTTAATAATTTAAATTCTTCTGAATTTATAAAGGCTATTATAGCAGCGATAATATTATTAGCAACGATGAAAATATTAAATATAAACTCTTTTGTAGAGGTTGCAAAAATTGAAGATTTTTTTGTAGCCCCGATAACAGATCGATACTTGTTATTAGTAATTATTTTAAAGATATTATTAACAATGTTAATTATCGGAGCAGGATTTAGTGCTGCAATTGTTGATATTGCTTTAGTTAGTGGTGCGTTAGCAGGAAATTTAATTTTCGTTTTCTTTCCACAGTTACCTTTACATTTATTGGTGATTGTTGGGTTGTCAGCTACTTTATCATCTGTTGCTAATGTTCCTTTAGCCACAATGGTACTAGTAAGTGAAATATTTAATTTGAATTTGAGTTTGCCTGTTATTATTGGAAGTATTATCGGTTATTTAATTGGTAGACCTAAAGCAGTATTTAAATACATTAGTGAGGAATAA
- a CDS encoding helix-turn-helix domain-containing protein, giving the protein MGEDLSKKLKFKREELGIALKQAEEETKIRIDYLRALEAGEFDYIQGEVFVKGFLKVYSSYLGLDKKEILADYQKMKEPDVPEEDLEQKKSVKEKLLYYCDENQNTLLASLLIGISIVVVLVVVFLGIKIYNLFGEVDVSREVASVEIKQEDVVSLSNKADNKQVKGNKVSTNKLENNKKVSDIKESEEVKIEESKVNNQIKANKKVEKIEIKIKTIDYSWYSVKVDGEIVFQGNVDPKVVKSFSGKEIILKCGNAAGVTVIKDGNVLGPFGLKGEVVTKTFSLE; this is encoded by the coding sequence TTGGGGGAAGATTTATCAAAAAAGTTAAAATTTAAAAGAGAAGAGTTAGGGATTGCTTTAAAACAGGCTGAAGAAGAGACGAAGATCAGAATAGATTATTTAAGAGCCTTAGAAGCAGGTGAATTTGATTATATTCAAGGTGAGGTATTTGTAAAAGGGTTTTTAAAGGTTTATTCATCATATTTAGGCTTGGATAAAAAAGAGATTTTAGCAGATTATCAGAAGATGAAAGAGCCAGATGTCCCGGAGGAAGATTTAGAGCAGAAGAAAAGTGTAAAAGAGAAACTATTATATTATTGTGATGAAAACCAGAATACTTTATTGGCTAGTCTTTTAATTGGTATATCTATTGTTGTTGTTTTAGTAGTTGTTTTTTTGGGGATCAAAATATATAATCTTTTTGGAGAAGTAGATGTTAGTAGAGAGGTTGCTTCTGTTGAAATTAAACAAGAGGATGTAGTATCTTTAAGTAATAAAGCAGATAATAAGCAAGTAAAAGGTAATAAGGTTAGTACTAATAAATTAGAAAATAATAAAAAGGTATCAGATATAAAAGAATCTGAGGAAGTGAAAATTGAAGAAAGTAAAGTAAACAATCAGATTAAAGCTAATAAGAAAGTAGAAAAGATTGAAATTAAAATAAAAACAATAGATTATAGCTGGTATTCGGTTAAGGTAGATGGAGAAATTGTCTTTCAAGGAAATGTTGATCCTAAGGTTGTTAAATCTTTTTCAGGTAAGGAGATTATACTTAAGTGTGGAAATGCAGCTGGTGTAACAGTAATTAAAGATGGCAATGTATTGGGTCCGTTTGGTTTAAAAGGTGAAGTTGTTACAAAAACCTTTTCTCTAGAGTAG
- a CDS encoding FtsK/SpoIIIE family DNA translocase codes for MKETLKEIFNKRKYEFCGIVLIVMAILILLSLWSNDVGVVGNILNQGFRYIIGQGVYGIPAILAFLGLTMIYRSKNKIGFTPRTIGFIIIFLVTLAVIHLKIEHPLELKFALEGKGGGLIGGVFVYILRKSFAEYGTYVLLSAFALVGILLVLDVLLVNVFLKCKENFKKFIGLFAKSSTKDKNKSTKKIISKEKNNNEKKSKVRLFIDKFKRSGNSNKKKSTKQEENNTTKKSNKSKQRKYNQPVKKMINSNKKEKSKKNNSNDTINSAFKEVAVNSEQKVTRNKIVIGQDDSPKKRINKRIESKEVMQPHLDLDEYQLPPLSLLDEAEDRDIEIIDKADVLRHTLDSFGVQAEVSDVNYGPTITSYEIQPAPGVKVSKIVNLADDIALSLAAPDVRIQAPIPGKAAVGIEIPNDQQSVVTLREMLESPEFQNAKSKLTMALGKDIGGRTVVADLGDMPHMLVAGSTGSGKSVFINTVINSILYKSTPDEVKFLLIDPKMVEFSAYQKIPHLVAPVVTDSKKAATALRWVVQEMENRYELFAGTGARGIDSYNNKLKEEGSDPLPYVVVIIDELADLMMVAAKEVEDAICRLAQKARAAGIHLILATQRPSVDVITGLIKANIPTRVSFSLSSQADSRTILDTGGAEKLLGKGDMLFSPVGSNQPKRLQGAFISDRELQQVVSFVKEQKKPEYAEKIAKIKEKNIKIELDDEKDELYEKAVKLVVKNRASISMLQRKLRIGYNRAARMIDRMEKDNIVGEYRGSKAREVLIKEEDLNKILGKN; via the coding sequence ATGAAAGAAACTTTAAAAGAGATTTTTAATAAAAGAAAATATGAATTTTGTGGTATTGTTTTAATAGTAATGGCTATTTTGATTCTTCTAAGCCTTTGGTCTAATGACGTAGGGGTTGTAGGTAATATATTGAATCAAGGATTTAGATATATTATTGGTCAAGGAGTTTATGGGATCCCTGCTATTTTGGCTTTTTTAGGATTAACTATGATTTATAGAAGTAAAAATAAGATAGGCTTTACTCCTAGGACGATAGGATTTATAATAATCTTTTTAGTTACCTTAGCAGTTATTCATCTTAAAATCGAACATCCTCTAGAATTAAAGTTTGCTTTAGAAGGAAAAGGTGGAGGATTAATAGGGGGAGTATTTGTATACATATTAAGAAAGAGTTTTGCTGAATATGGTACATATGTTCTTTTATCGGCTTTTGCATTAGTGGGAATATTATTGGTTTTAGATGTATTATTAGTAAATGTTTTTCTTAAGTGTAAAGAAAATTTTAAAAAGTTCATAGGACTTTTTGCTAAAAGTTCTACTAAAGATAAGAATAAATCCACTAAGAAGATAATATCAAAAGAGAAGAATAATAATGAGAAGAAATCTAAGGTGAGGTTATTTATTGATAAATTTAAAAGATCAGGAAATAGTAATAAGAAGAAGAGTACAAAACAAGAAGAAAATAACACAACCAAGAAGAGTAACAAAAGTAAACAGAGAAAATATAATCAGCCAGTTAAGAAGATGATTAATTCAAATAAAAAAGAAAAAAGTAAAAAGAACAATTCAAATGATACAATAAATTCTGCTTTTAAAGAAGTTGCAGTTAATAGTGAGCAAAAAGTTACAAGAAATAAAATTGTAATAGGGCAAGATGATTCCCCTAAAAAGAGAATTAATAAAAGAATTGAGAGTAAGGAAGTTATGCAGCCACATTTGGATTTGGATGAATATCAATTACCTCCTTTATCTTTGTTAGATGAGGCAGAAGACAGAGATATTGAAATCATTGATAAGGCAGATGTTTTAAGGCATACTTTAGATAGTTTTGGTGTGCAAGCAGAGGTAAGTGATGTTAATTATGGTCCAACAATTACCAGCTATGAGATTCAACCTGCTCCAGGAGTAAAGGTTAGTAAGATTGTTAATTTAGCAGATGATATTGCGCTTTCATTAGCAGCACCTGATGTAAGAATTCAAGCTCCTATTCCTGGTAAAGCTGCAGTAGGAATTGAAATTCCAAATGATCAACAGTCTGTGGTTACATTACGTGAAATGTTAGAATCACCTGAATTTCAAAATGCAAAATCTAAGTTGACGATGGCTTTAGGAAAGGACATAGGTGGAAGAACTGTAGTTGCTGATTTAGGAGATATGCCTCATATGTTAGTAGCAGGATCAACAGGATCTGGAAAGAGTGTTTTTATTAATACTGTAATCAATAGTATTCTGTACAAGTCTACTCCAGATGAAGTTAAATTCTTATTAATCGATCCTAAGATGGTAGAGTTTAGTGCTTATCAAAAAATACCTCATTTAGTAGCACCAGTGGTTACTGATTCTAAAAAAGCAGCAACAGCTTTGCGTTGGGTTGTTCAAGAAATGGAAAATAGATATGAGTTGTTTGCAGGTACTGGAGCAAGAGGAATCGATAGCTATAATAACAAACTAAAAGAAGAAGGAAGCGATCCGTTGCCTTATGTTGTGGTAATTATTGATGAGTTAGCAGATTTAATGATGGTTGCTGCTAAGGAAGTAGAAGATGCTATCTGCCGTTTAGCACAAAAGGCTCGTGCTGCAGGAATTCATCTGATTTTAGCTACACAGCGCCCTTCTGTTGATGTTATTACAGGATTGATTAAAGCTAATATTCCTACAAGAGTTTCTTTCTCATTGTCATCTCAGGCAGATTCTAGAACTATTTTGGATACAGGAGGAGCAGAAAAGCTATTAGGTAAGGGTGATATGTTATTCTCTCCAGTTGGTTCTAATCAACCTAAGAGATTACAAGGAGCATTTATTTCTGATCGGGAGCTGCAACAAGTAGTATCCTTTGTTAAAGAGCAAAAGAAGCCAGAATATGCCGAAAAGATTGCTAAGATAAAAGAAAAGAATATTAAAATTGAACTTGATGATGAAAAAGATGAATTATATGAGAAAGCAGTCAAGTTAGTTGTAAAAAATAGAGCTTCTATATCTATGTTACAAAGAAAATTACGAATTGGTTACAATCGAGCAGCACGTATGATTGACAGAATGGAAAAAGATAATATAGTAGGAGAATATAGGGGTAGTAAAGCTAGAGAAGTTTTAATAAAAGAAGAAGATTTAAACAAGATTTTGGGGAAAAATTAG
- a CDS encoding CPBP family intramembrane glutamic endopeptidase, with protein MANIIQRDKTTWRLTDIIAVLFLTFVFTSVIFLLVEWIINCLFSSNLMLLIRPLILNSIQALLLAGLTLLIIKIRYKVSLKDFGFNLNNSKEIIKYGIIGGILICSIITFLNNLIHILIDNFFGIQAPTQQVIQSLLSSQNQLLFFLHSILIILVAPLTEEIFFRGFIYPYCKVKLGKAKGIFLSGLIFGLAHSSIWLLVPTFLGGVILALIYERTKSLYSCIIAHSIWNMIIVFLIYTIWKFSI; from the coding sequence ATGGCTAATATTATTCAGAGAGATAAAACAACTTGGAGGTTAACTGATATCATAGCTGTATTATTCTTAACTTTTGTTTTTACTTCTGTGATATTTTTATTAGTAGAATGGATCATTAATTGTTTGTTTAGTAGTAACCTTATGTTACTAATACGCCCTTTAATTTTAAACTCAATTCAAGCATTATTATTAGCAGGATTAACATTATTAATTATAAAAATAAGGTACAAAGTATCTTTGAAAGATTTCGGTTTTAATCTGAATAATAGTAAAGAAATTATTAAATATGGAATAATAGGTGGAATATTAATTTGTTCTATAATTACATTTCTTAATAACCTAATTCATATTTTGATTGATAATTTTTTTGGGATTCAAGCACCTACACAGCAGGTTATCCAAAGTCTATTAAGCTCCCAAAACCAACTTTTATTTTTTTTACATAGTATATTGATTATTCTAGTAGCTCCATTAACGGAAGAAATTTTTTTTAGGGGTTTTATTTATCCTTATTGCAAAGTTAAGTTGGGAAAAGCAAAGGGAATATTTTTAAGTGGATTAATTTTTGGTTTGGCTCATTCCAGTATATGGCTTTTAGTGCCTACTTTCTTAGGAGGGGTTATATTAGCTCTGATTTATGAAAGAACTAAGTCGCTTTATTCATGTATTATAGCCCATAGTATATGGAATATGATTATTGTGTTTTTGATTTATACTATTTGGAAATTTAGTATTTGA
- a CDS encoding ABC transporter permease — protein MGQEVNFKNLVKEISIPLLAILSSFIIGAIIVLASGYSPVATYSALIQGAFGSLNSIADTLLEATPLIFTGLAVSFAFRCGLFNIGGEGQLLVGGLAAAWVGTLKGIPMIIHLPITLLAAMLAGALWVAIPAFLKAKLGVHEVITTIMFNYISYSLVAYISLKVLAEPGSIQTPDIEPSSYLWRFSNILDIHSYLNIGFIIGVLVLVGIYYLLWKTTIGYEIRAVGISPDAAEYGGISSVRNIILAMLISGALAGLGGAERAMGLFHNYRNGFSAEYGFTGIAVALLGRNHPFGVLLAALLFGALSNGQDYMNMLAGVPVDLVTILQAIIILFVAADLLFRNILAMKPEGRKSE, from the coding sequence ATGGGACAAGAGGTAAATTTTAAAAATTTAGTAAAGGAGATATCAATTCCGCTATTAGCTATACTATCTTCTTTTATAATAGGAGCAATTATAGTGTTGGCATCGGGCTATAGCCCTGTAGCTACTTATTCGGCATTAATTCAAGGTGCTTTTGGTAGCCTAAATAGTATAGCAGACACATTGTTAGAAGCAACTCCTCTTATCTTTACGGGATTAGCAGTATCCTTTGCTTTTAGATGTGGTCTTTTTAATATTGGAGGAGAAGGCCAGTTATTAGTAGGAGGTTTAGCTGCTGCCTGGGTTGGTACCTTAAAAGGGATTCCAATGATAATTCATCTTCCAATAACTTTATTAGCTGCAATGTTAGCTGGTGCGTTATGGGTTGCTATACCGGCATTTTTAAAGGCAAAATTAGGAGTTCATGAAGTAATTACAACTATTATGTTTAATTATATTTCTTATAGTTTAGTTGCTTACATTAGTTTAAAAGTTTTAGCAGAACCAGGAAGTATACAGACTCCTGATATAGAGCCTAGTTCATATTTATGGAGATTTTCTAATATATTAGATATTCATTCCTATCTTAATATTGGTTTTATTATTGGGGTGCTAGTGTTAGTAGGTATTTATTATTTGTTATGGAAGACTACCATAGGATATGAAATTAGAGCAGTAGGAATTAGTCCAGATGCAGCTGAATATGGAGGGATTAGTTCTGTCAGAAATATAATTCTAGCGATGTTAATTAGTGGTGCTTTAGCTGGCTTAGGAGGAGCAGAAAGAGCTATGGGATTATTCCATAATTATAGAAATGGCTTTTCTGCTGAATATGGATTTACTGGTATTGCTGTAGCACTATTAGGTAGAAATCATCCTTTTGGGGTTTTATTAGCAGCATTGTTGTTTGGTGCATTATCTAATGGACAAGACTATATGAATATGTTAGCAGGAGTTCCAGTTGATTTAGTTACAATTTTACAAGCGATTATTATTTTATTTGTAGCTGCAGATCTGTTATTTAGAAATATATTAGCTATGAAGCCTGAAGGGAGGAAGAGTGAATAA
- a CDS encoding BMP family lipoprotein, whose product MSKRNLIIVSLLLALSLLVGCAGGGQQDAQKKDTNQPAGKEDSQLRVGIVLSSGGKGDKSFNDSSLRGLDRAKEEGIIADYKYIEPKQVAAAEKGLRFLAQNNYDLVIGVGFMQKDAVDKVSKEFPDTKFAIIDDVVDNDNVVSLTFKEHEGSFLAGALAALLTTHEEVEGINKEQLVGFIGGMDSPLIHKFELGYTSGVDYINQTEGTNVEARIAYTGSDPSAFNNPARGKEIALAQYNAGADIIYHAAGGTGIGLFKAAATTGHYAIGVDSDQDWNEPGYILTSMLKKVDNAVYSTVKALKEGNFETGLKDYGLEEKGVALTPLSEVGVTAKAAEKSGDITADDVAKIKALKDKIPADIKDKIEAIKEKIISGEIEVPNYLTQNK is encoded by the coding sequence ATGTCAAAAAGGAATTTAATTATTGTATCATTATTGCTAGCTCTTTCTTTATTAGTTGGATGTGCTGGTGGAGGGCAGCAAGATGCTCAAAAGAAGGACACAAATCAACCAGCAGGAAAAGAAGATTCTCAGTTAAGAGTAGGAATTGTATTATCTAGTGGAGGTAAAGGAGATAAATCTTTTAATGATTCATCATTACGCGGGCTAGATAGAGCTAAAGAGGAAGGGATTATTGCTGATTATAAATATATTGAGCCTAAACAAGTAGCAGCTGCAGAAAAAGGTTTAAGATTCTTAGCTCAAAATAATTATGATTTAGTTATTGGTGTAGGATTTATGCAAAAAGATGCTGTAGATAAGGTGTCAAAAGAATTTCCTGATACTAAATTTGCGATTATTGATGATGTTGTAGATAATGATAATGTAGTTTCTTTAACTTTTAAAGAACATGAAGGTTCTTTCTTAGCTGGAGCTTTAGCAGCACTGTTAACAACACATGAAGAGGTTGAAGGTATCAATAAAGAACAATTAGTTGGTTTTATAGGTGGAATGGATTCTCCATTAATTCATAAGTTTGAATTAGGTTATACTTCTGGTGTTGATTATATAAATCAAACAGAAGGAACAAATGTAGAGGCTAGAATTGCTTATACTGGAAGTGATCCTTCTGCGTTTAATAATCCTGCAAGAGGTAAAGAAATTGCATTAGCTCAGTATAATGCTGGAGCAGATATTATTTATCATGCTGCTGGTGGTACTGGTATTGGATTATTTAAAGCTGCTGCTACAACTGGACATTATGCAATTGGAGTTGATTCTGATCAAGATTGGAATGAACCTGGTTATATTCTAACAAGTATGCTAAAGAAAGTTGATAATGCAGTTTATTCAACAGTAAAAGCATTAAAAGAAGGGAATTTTGAAACTGGACTTAAAGATTATGGGTTAGAAGAAAAGGGTGTTGCTTTAACTCCATTATCTGAAGTAGGTGTTACTGCTAAAGCTGCTGAAAAGTCAGGAGATATTACAGCTGATGATGTAGCTAAGATTAAAGCTTTAAAGGATAAGATACCAGCTGATATTAAAGATAAAATTGAAGCAATTAAAGAAAAAATTATATCTGGTGAGATTGAAGTACCAAACTATTTGACCCAGAATAAATAA
- a CDS encoding ABC transporter permease: MEILSQIFNLETFSSTLRMAIPLMVAAIGGMFSERSGVVNIALEGMMLAGAFMAIVISYFTGSAWLGLLGAVIFGGVFALIHAVVSIKYHADQVVSGVALNLLAAGGTVFLLNILFNTSGTSPSATALPYWGPFKPTVYLGLLIVGISHYVLFYTPFGLRFRAVGEHPHAADSVGINVEKIRYICVVLSGMLAGLAGAHLSIGVLDSFREGMTAGRGFIALAALIFGKWYPFGVLGASLLFGFFQAVQIRLQGFGVPTEFVQMIPYIFTVIALAGVIGRATPPAAAGEPFEKGKR, translated from the coding sequence ATGGAAATTTTATCACAAATATTTAATTTAGAGACCTTCAGTTCAACTTTGAGAATGGCTATTCCTCTAATGGTAGCGGCTATTGGGGGAATGTTTTCGGAAAGATCGGGTGTAGTTAATATTGCATTAGAAGGAATGATGTTGGCTGGTGCTTTTATGGCGATTGTTATTAGCTATTTTACCGGAAGTGCTTGGCTTGGTTTATTAGGAGCAGTTATATTTGGTGGGGTTTTTGCTTTAATTCATGCAGTAGTCAGTATAAAATATCATGCAGATCAAGTTGTTAGTGGGGTGGCTTTGAATCTTCTTGCTGCTGGTGGAACTGTATTTTTGTTAAATATCTTATTTAATACTTCGGGGACATCACCATCAGCGACGGCATTACCTTATTGGGGTCCTTTTAAGCCAACAGTTTATTTGGGGTTATTAATAGTTGGGATATCTCATTATGTTCTATTTTATACACCCTTTGGTTTAAGGTTTAGAGCTGTTGGAGAGCATCCTCATGCAGCTGATTCTGTTGGTATTAATGTAGAAAAAATCAGATATATCTGTGTAGTTTTAAGTGGTATGTTAGCAGGACTTGCTGGAGCTCATCTATCTATAGGTGTATTAGATAGTTTTAGGGAAGGGATGACTGCTGGTCGTGGTTTTATTGCCTTGGCAGCTCTTATTTTTGGTAAATGGTATCCTTTTGGTGTTTTAGGTGCTAGTTTATTGTTTGGATTCTTCCAAGCTGTTCAGATTAGATTACAAGGTTTTGGAGTACCTACAGAATTTGTACAGATGATACCATATATTTTTACGGTAATTGCTTTAGCCGGTGTGATTGGTCGAGCTACACCTCCGGCAGCTGCAGGTGAGCCTTTTGAAAAAGGTAAAAGATAA
- a CDS encoding ABC transporter ATP-binding protein, which translates to MEPILEMRDITKEFPGVLANDQVNLDLKKGEIHALVGENGAGKSTLMSVLFGIYKAEKGKIFYKGQELNINGPNDAIDVGIGMVHQHFMLVHTLTIAENIVLGSEPTKGKVNLNLSEAVEKINRLSKEYGLDVDPNAKIKDIPVGMQQRVEILKALYREAEVLILDEPTAVLTPQEVKGLYKIMDTLTEQGKSIIFITHKLKEVLAVSDRITVLRKGKSIGTVKTEDTSEAQLAEMMVGREVILKVEKEKANFGEVKVEVKDLKVHNSRGMLALDNISFKIREGEILGVAGVEGNGQTELVEVLTGLRKADSGSFKLEDQELLNRSARDIKEAKVAHVPEDRHKHGLVLDYSIEDNLILGYHYQSPFATGINFNFNKLEEHAERLIPEYDIRPRDKDILARSLSGGNQQKIIIAREFDMGPEFLIASQPTRGVDIGAIEFIHKRIIEERDKGKGVLLISAELSEILSLSDRIAVMYEGRIVDILDAEEATEEKLGLLMAGGSLSVE; encoded by the coding sequence ATGGAACCGATTTTAGAGATGAGAGATATAACCAAGGAATTTCCCGGGGTATTAGCTAATGATCAAGTGAATTTGGATCTTAAAAAAGGAGAAATTCATGCTCTAGTCGGAGAGAATGGTGCAGGTAAATCTACATTAATGAGTGTTTTATTTGGGATTTACAAAGCAGAAAAAGGAAAGATATTTTATAAAGGGCAAGAACTTAATATAAATGGACCAAATGATGCTATTGATGTTGGAATAGGGATGGTTCATCAACATTTTATGTTAGTACATACTTTGACTATAGCAGAAAATATAGTATTAGGTTCTGAACCAACTAAAGGAAAGGTGAATTTAAATCTTTCTGAGGCAGTTGAGAAAATTAATAGGTTATCAAAAGAATATGGTTTAGATGTAGATCCTAATGCTAAAATAAAAGATATTCCAGTTGGGATGCAACAAAGAGTAGAAATCTTAAAGGCTTTATATCGAGAAGCGGAAGTTTTAATTTTAGATGAGCCTACCGCTGTGTTAACTCCTCAAGAAGTTAAAGGTTTATATAAAATTATGGATACTTTGACTGAACAAGGAAAATCAATTATCTTTATTACTCATAAGTTAAAAGAGGTTTTAGCTGTATCTGATAGAATAACTGTCTTAAGAAAAGGGAAATCAATTGGAACAGTTAAAACTGAAGATACGTCAGAAGCTCAATTAGCTGAGATGATGGTTGGACGTGAGGTTATCTTAAAAGTAGAAAAAGAAAAAGCCAATTTTGGAGAAGTTAAAGTAGAAGTAAAAGATTTAAAAGTACATAATTCTAGAGGGATGTTGGCTTTAGATAATATTTCTTTTAAAATTAGAGAAGGAGAAATTTTAGGAGTGGCTGGTGTAGAAGGTAATGGACAAACAGAGTTAGTGGAGGTATTAACTGGCTTAAGAAAAGCAGACTCTGGTAGTTTTAAATTGGAAGATCAAGAATTATTAAATAGATCAGCTCGTGATATTAAAGAGGCAAAGGTTGCTCATGTGCCAGAAGATAGGCACAAGCATGGCTTAGTATTGGATTACTCTATTGAGGACAACTTAATTTTAGGCTATCATTATCAATCTCCCTTTGCTACAGGAATAAATTTTAATTTTAATAAATTAGAAGAGCATGCTGAAAGATTAATTCCAGAATATGATATTAGACCTAGAGATAAAGATATATTAGCTCGTTCTTTATCTGGTGGGAATCAGCAAAAGATAATTATTGCTAGAGAATTTGATATGGGACCAGAATTTTTGATTGCTTCTCAACCAACACGTGGTGTTGATATTGGAGCTATTGAATTTATTCATAAAAGAATTATAGAAGAGAGAGATAAAGGAAAAGGTGTTCTATTAATTTCAGCTGAATTGTCTGAAATTCTATCTTTAAGCGATCGGATTGCAGTTATGTATGAAGGACGGATAGTTGATATATTAGATGCTGAAGAAGCAACTGAAGAAAAATTAGGACTTTTAATGGCAGGTGGAAGTTTATCTGTAGAATAG
- a CDS encoding GntR family transcriptional regulator — protein sequence MSIIKKDSRPLYMLVKEKIDEKIEQGDYKPGDRLPSESKLSENFGVSRATLREALRVLEKEGKVNRQQGIGTFITEKAALFKSGIEELNSITKTIESMGLKAGTIELELELKKEASNLAKEFDLSPEEKLTILHRTRTANGEAVAYCKDYLPSKLLPKDFNKDRITTSLFEFLQNEVNIYITYAVADIIPVIADDFLAEKLELKVGDPILLLKQMHYDDRDNPVLYSKNYFRSDKFEFHVLRNRR from the coding sequence ATGAGTATTATAAAAAAAGATTCTAGACCATTATATATGCTAGTTAAAGAGAAAATTGACGAAAAGATAGAACAAGGAGATTATAAGCCCGGAGATAGGCTTCCTTCAGAATCGAAGTTATCAGAGAATTTTGGGGTTAGTCGTGCTACTTTAAGAGAAGCATTAAGAGTTTTAGAAAAAGAGGGTAAGGTTAATCGTCAACAAGGGATAGGTACTTTTATTACAGAAAAAGCAGCATTGTTCAAGAGTGGTATTGAGGAATTAAATAGTATTACCAAGACTATAGAGTCTATGGGTTTAAAAGCTGGTACAATTGAGCTAGAATTAGAATTAAAAAAAGAAGCATCTAATTTAGCAAAAGAATTTGATTTATCACCTGAAGAAAAATTAACTATTTTACATAGAACTAGAACAGCTAATGGCGAAGCAGTAGCTTATTGTAAGGATTATTTGCCTTCTAAGCTATTACCAAAAGATTTCAATAAAGATAGAATAACAACTTCATTATTTGAATTTCTACAGAATGAAGTTAATATATATATTACTTATGCTGTTGCAGATATTATTCCTGTTATAGCTGATGATTTTTTAGCTGAGAAATTAGAATTAAAGGTTGGAGATCCAATCTTATTATTAAAGCAGATGCATTATGATGATCGAGATAATCCAGTCTTATATTCTAAAAATTATTTCAGAAGTGATAAGTTTGAATTCCATGTTTTACGTAATAGAAGATAG